CCAGCAACAGTGGTTCGCGCCAGAAGTCGCTGGGTGTGCCGCCGCGCTGGTCCACGCCGATCATGGTGTAGATCGACAGGATCAGCGTGGCCGAGGCGATGGCCGCGTAGCGCTCGCCCAGTGCGCCGAGCAGGGTCATGGCAAAGGTCGAGAGCGCAAGGCCTGCGACGAAGACGAGCGGGTAGGGGAACAGCAGCTCCACCGCCAGCGCGGCGATGCTGAAGCACGCCAGGGTCACCAGCAGTGCCTGCAGGCGGCCGAGCCAATGGTCGTCGGTTTCCGCCAGGGCGCTGGCGATGACGCCGAGGAACAGCGGGATCACCAGCTCAGGCCGGCCTTGCAGCCAGCACGCCAGCATGGCTCCGCTGAGGGCGACGAACACCCGCAGGCTGTAGGCGAACTTGTCCAGCGCCCAGAGGCGCCGCAGGGACTGGAACAGTGGGGAGGACGGCATGCGAGTCGGAGGCTTCCGGGTGTCTGCCGCCCAGACTAGCGGAACGCTCCGGGTGCGGCTATCGCGAGCGCGACAGGGTGTGGCACGGATGCTCTTCGTAGGAGCGAGCTTGCTCGCGAACAGTGTTCGCCGGCTGCTGCGCTGCCATGCGGTTCGCGAGCAAGCTCGCTCCTACAGAAAAGCTGTGTCAGAGGATGCGCGCCTTGAACGAGCGGCCCTTGATCCTGCCTTCGTTGAAGTGCTTCAGCGCCTGCTTGGCGCAGTCGCGCTCCACGGCGACGAAGGCCTGGAAGTCGAAGATGGCGATCTTGCCGACCTGGGTGCCCTTGAGCCCGGCGTCGCCGGTCAGCGCGCCGAGGATGTCGCCGGGGCGCAGCTTGTCCTTGCGCCCGCCGGCAATCGCCAGGGTGGTCATCGGCGGCAGCAGCGGGGCGTCGTTGGCCTTGAGGAAGTCGATGCGCTCCCAGTTCAGCGGCGCGCCCTGCAGGTCTTCGATGGCCTGGGCGCGGCTGGCTTCGGCGGGGGTGACCAGCGACAGCGCCAGGCCCTTCTCGCCGGCGCGGCCGCTACGGCCGATGCGGTGCACGTGGACCTGCGCATCGCGCGACAGTTCGACGTTGATCACCGCTTCCAGCGCGGCGATGTCCAGCCCGCGCGCGGCCACGTCGGTGGCCACCAGCACGCTGCAACTGCGGTTGGCGAACAGGGTCAGCACCTGGTCGCGCTCGCGCTGCTCCAGGTCGCCGTGCAGGGCCAGGGCGGAAATCTTGCGGGCGTTGAGTTGCTCCACCACTTCCATGCACTGCTGGCGGGTATGACAGAAGGCGACGCAGGATTGCGGGCGGAAATGCTGAAGCAGGCGTACGACCGCATCGAAGCGTTGCTTCGGATCGATCTCATAGAAGTGCTGTTCGATCTGGCTGTCGTCGTGCAGCGCTTCCACTTCCACGCGCTCGGGATTCTTCAGGAACTTCGCCGCCAACTGGCCGATGCCTTCGGGGTAGGTGGCGGAGAACAGCAGGGTCTGCCGGCGCGCGGGCAGTTGGCCGATGATGTCGGCGATGCTGTCGTAGAAGCCCATGTCGAGCATGCGGTCGGCTTCGTCGAGCACCAGGGTGTTCAGGCCGTCGAGTTTCAGGGTGCCGCGGCGCAGGTGCTCCTGCACCCGGCCCGGGGTGCCGACCACCACGTGGGCGCCGTGCTCCAGCGAGCCGATCTGCGGGCCGAAGGGCACGCCGCCGCAGAGGGTCAGCACCTTGATGTTGTCGGCGGCGCGGGCCAGGCGGCGGATCTCCTTGGTCACCTGGTCGGCCAACTCGCGGGTCGGGCACAGCACCAGCGCCTGGCAGCCGAAGTAGCGCGGATTGAGCGGGCTGAGCAGGCCGATGCCGAAGGCGGCGGTCTTGCCGCTGCCGGTCTTGGCCTGGGCGATCAGGTCGCGGCCCTTGAGGATCGCAGGCAGGGCGGCAGCCTGGATCGGAGTCATCTCGCGGTAGCCGAGGGAGTCGAGGTTTGCCAGCAGGTCGGCCGACAGGGAAAGGCTGGAAAATGCGGAGGTGGTCACGAAAGAGGCCCGGTGAATCCATTGGTCGCGCAGTGTAGCAGGCGAGCGCCCTCCGGCGGGCTGTGATGCCGACGGTACAAGGCTTTGCGCCCACTCGTCAGAAATCCCGCGACTGGCTATCTATGGTTTTTTATACAGATTCGCTTTCCGTAGGTTTTTGTCGTAGAGTGCCTGAACTGTGTTTGCATGGGTCGCCGTCGATCGTGACCTGATGCGGTCGGTTATTCCACCCCGTCCTGCTCGACTCCTTGTAACTCCTTGCAACTCAGTTCCTGGCCACTCGTGGCTAATTTTCAAAATATGTTCCAAGGAGAACACCATGTCGAATCGTCAGAACGGCACCGTCAAGTGGTTCAACGAGACCAAAGGCTACGGCTTCATTACCCCGGAAAGCGGCCCGGACGTTTTCGTTCACTTCCGCGCCATCGAAGGTAACGGCTTCAAGACCCTGGCCGAAGGCCAGAAGGTCAGCTTCGAAGTCGTGCAGGGCCAGAAAGGCATGCAGGCCGAGCGCGTTCAGGTGATCAACTAAGATCCCCTGGCGTCAGCCAGAAGAACCCCGGGTGGAAACATCCGGGGTTTTTTATTGCCTAATGCGTCGTCATCCCTTCCGGAGCTCCCATCCATGCCGTCGCCCGTCCTTCGCCTGCTGGCCCTCGGTCTGTTCGCCTTCACCGGCACCTGCGTGGCCGGCGAGCCCGCTCAGCCCAGCACCTGGGGTTGGGTCGAGACGCTCAAGCTGATGCCCGAGGATGCCGCGCTCAAGGCCAAGCTGGATACCGGGGCGCAGACGTCCTCGATGGACGCACGCAACATCACCCGGATCAAGAAGAACGGCGAGCGCTGGGTGCAGTACGACGTGATGGTCACCGACTCCACTACCGGCAAGGAACTGCGCCTGCCCTTCGAGCGGCGGGTCGAGCGCGTGCTGAAGTTCAAGACCGCCAGCGGCATCGAGCGCAGCCCGGTGGTGCTGATGGATGTGTGCCTGGGCAACAAGGTCTACCGCGAGCAGTTTTCCCTGCGCGACCGGCAGACCCTGGACTACCCGGTGTTGCTCGGTCGCCGCAGCCTGGAGCACCTGGGCAGCGTGGACGCCTCGAAGACCCAGACCCTGGCGCCCACCTGCAAGCCCTGATCAGTGTTCGTTGACGTTGTTTTCCGGGTCGACCCGGCGCGGAGTCGTGCGGCCGTCGTCGGAGTTGAGCTGGAAGAAGATCGCCGCCGCCAGCATCGATAGCAGGCCAACGCTGAAGTAGGTCGCGTGGAAGGCCGACAGCACGTCGCCCTGCGCGCTTTCCTGATCGCCGTTGAAGCCGCCCAGCAGCGCCGCCGCGCAGGCGATGCCCATGCCGATGGACAACTGCATCACCACCGACAGCAGGCTGTTGCCGGCGCTGGCGTTGTCGTCGCGCAGGTCGATCAGCGAGAGGGTGTTCATCGCAGTGAACTGCAGCGAGTTGATCCCGCCCAGCACCGCCAGCTGCGCCAGCAGCAGCGCGTAGGGTGTGTTCTGGTCGACCAGCCCCAGACTGGCGATCAGCGCGCCCAGCAGCAGGGTGTTGCCCACCAGCAGCCTGCGGTAGCCGAACAGCTCCAGCAACGGCTTGGCCAGCGACTTGATGACCATCGCCGCCAGGGCCATCGGAATCATCGTCATGCCGGCCTTGGAGGGCGAGAAGCCCAGGCCGACCTGCAGCAGCAGCGGCGTGAGGAAGGGCAGGGAGCCGCTGCCCAGGCGCGCGAACAGGTTGCCCAGCACGCCCACGGCGAAGGTGCGG
This Pseudomonas sp. ATCC 13867 DNA region includes the following protein-coding sequences:
- the dbpA gene encoding ATP-dependent RNA helicase DbpA, with translation MTTSAFSSLSLSADLLANLDSLGYREMTPIQAAALPAILKGRDLIAQAKTGSGKTAAFGIGLLSPLNPRYFGCQALVLCPTRELADQVTKEIRRLARAADNIKVLTLCGGVPFGPQIGSLEHGAHVVVGTPGRVQEHLRRGTLKLDGLNTLVLDEADRMLDMGFYDSIADIIGQLPARRQTLLFSATYPEGIGQLAAKFLKNPERVEVEALHDDSQIEQHFYEIDPKQRFDAVVRLLQHFRPQSCVAFCHTRQQCMEVVEQLNARKISALALHGDLEQRERDQVLTLFANRSCSVLVATDVAARGLDIAALEAVINVELSRDAQVHVHRIGRSGRAGEKGLALSLVTPAEASRAQAIEDLQGAPLNWERIDFLKANDAPLLPPMTTLAIAGGRKDKLRPGDILGALTGDAGLKGTQVGKIAIFDFQAFVAVERDCAKQALKHFNEGRIKGRSFKARIL
- a CDS encoding cold-shock protein; protein product: MSNRQNGTVKWFNETKGYGFITPESGPDVFVHFRAIEGNGFKTLAEGQKVSFEVVQGQKGMQAERVQVIN
- the rloA3 gene encoding retropepsin-like aspartic peptidase RloA3, with product MPSPVLRLLALGLFAFTGTCVAGEPAQPSTWGWVETLKLMPEDAALKAKLDTGAQTSSMDARNITRIKKNGERWVQYDVMVTDSTTGKELRLPFERRVERVLKFKTASGIERSPVVLMDVCLGNKVYREQFSLRDRQTLDYPVLLGRRSLEHLGSVDASKTQTLAPTCKP